The window CCGAAATGAAACGGTTGATGCTGGAAGCCCGTTTGTAAGTTATCAGAGCATATAAAACAAAAAGAGCAGTCGCGATGACTGCCCTTTTTTATGTGTAACTCTAAACTTCGTGTTACGCAACAGCACGTAATTCGGCAGCTTCGTCGCTATCAACAACTAAAATATTCGCTTTGCGGAAGAAGTTAAACTCGGTTGCTGATGCCCAAGTGTAAGCGCCCATCATCTTACCAATGATCACGTCACCCACATTCAGTGCAGGCAGATCGATATCATCGGCCAATACGTCAATGCTGTCACAGGTAGGGCCAGCCAGCACGGCTGGTAGCGCTTCACCGGTTGCATAAGGGGCAGACTTCGGATAGTTGATATGATCAAACAGCTGGCCGCTGTAGCTGCCATACAAACCATCGTCCAGGTAATACCACATGCGGCCAAAGCGTTCCGCTTTACCCATGACGCTGGAAACAGAAGTCATGCAAGGTGCAGAAATGAAACGGCCTGGTTCAGCTAACAGACGAATACCTTCCGGTGTGTTGCTCAATGCTTCACGGATCGGCGCGCAAAATTCATAAATATCCAGATCGGCGCCATCGGCTGCGTAATTCACGGGGAACCCGCCACCAATATCGAGTACTTGCAGATTAATATTTTCGGCTGCAGCATCACGGATCAGCTGATTACAAGCGGTGATCGCTTCAACATGACGTCGTGAGTTAGGCACTTGCGAGCCAACATGGAATGACAGGCCGATAACATTAAGACCTAACTCTTTTGCTTTACGCAGCAAAGGCAGTGTGGCTTCTGGTGTGCAGCCAAACTTCTTCGACAGGTCAACCTTGCTTTCCGGGTTCGGGAAGCTGACGCGTAACAGCAGCTGTGCCTTGTCTTGATAAGGAATGAACTTTTCCAGCTCAATCGGGTTATCAAATACGAAAACTTTACAGCCGTAATCTAAGGCGTAACTAATGTCACCATCACGCTTGATAGGGTGAGTATGAATACAATCGTCCGGATTGATCTGATTTTCTAACATCAGATCGACTTCACCGTTCGTAGCTAAATCGAAACAACAGCCTTCGGCTTTTAATGTGGCAACTACCGCTGAATGGGGCAGCGGTTTTAAAGCATAATGCATGCGAACGCCGGGTAGGGCTTTCACTAAAGCGCGATATTGTTTACGGACAGCGGCTTGATCCAGGACCAGCAACGGTGAACCATAGGTTTCTACCAGGTCGCGATAATCCAGTTCAACAGGGACGATTTCATTATTCATTGTATGTTTACACCTCACAAAAGGGCCACGGCCCTGTCACCAGTGATACGTTCTGTCCTATCAGGCGGAACGCGATGCTTTATAAAAAATCCGGCGCATTATCGGGCTTTTGTGTGACAGTGCAATAACTAATTCACTCTATTTATTATGCAAAGGCTTCTCATCGTGAATACTCAGCATTAAAGGTGGGAATATGTATGGTTTTTTGGCGAAAAAATCTGACAAAATAGCCTTTGTTCGGATTTTTGCTTGTTGAATTGTCGGTTTTTGGCGGTAAATAAAGAATATTCTGATAAATTCCTATGCATAAAAATTTTTGCTCATAAAGATAAGTAGCATAGGAATGATGAAAATTGCCATTCAACCAAAGGGGTCTGAATGGCAACAAATAAAGTCGATTAACCTTCTGAATTATGCGACTTTATTGCCCAATTAGCTTGTGGGGTCATGGCGAGTAAAGCACAGAGTTCTGGCAGTAATTTTTGTAACTGCTGTTCAAATTGCCATGGCGGATTAAATATTGCTATGCCTGAACCGTGCATGCCCCAAGTCGGCGATTGTGCTTGCACACTTAACTCGACGGTGAGCATTGGAATACCTAATTTTTGACATTCACTGAGCATATGCTGACTGCGATCGGCTTCTTTACCCAATAATGGATACCAGACTGCATACATACCTACAGGCCAGCGTCGCCACGCTTTGGCTAAAGATTTAACGACGCGATCGTAGTCTTCTTTCAGCTCATATGGCGGGTCGATTAATACCAGGCCGCGACGTGGCGTTGGCGGTGTGAGTGCGACCACTCCTTCAAAACCATCACGGTGATGCAATGCGACACGTGGATCGCGGTGCATGTGCTGACGCAGAATATCAATTTCGTTGTTATGCAATTCCATCAAGATCAGACGATCTTGCTCGCGTAATTGCGCTCGTGCGATCTCTGGAGAGCCTGGGTAATAATGTAATGTGTCACCATTATTAAGTGCAGCCACACAATCGAGATAACTTTTTAGTGCAGGCCATTGTTCCCGTAGTGGCCAGAGACGGGCAATGCCATCGAGATATTCGGCTTTTTTATTTGCCCATTCGCCGGTGAGGTCGTAACAGCCGCCACCAGAATGGGTGTCGAGATAACAAAACGGTTTATCTTTTTGTTTCAGCTGGTCGATCAATAAACTGATGACGGCATGTTTTAAAATATCGGCATGATTGCCGGCATGAAACGCGTGGCGATAACTAAGCATTCAATTTAATCCTGAGTTGCTACTTCGGCAGCAAATTGTTGTTCCATCTGTTCCAGCTGTTCGGAGATGTCCATCCACTCCAACTCGACTTGTTCCAGCTCATTTTTTAACGGGCCTTGCTGCGCCAGCAAGCTGGTTAGTTTGGATTTAGCATCATCCTGATAAATCGCTGGGTCAGACAGCGCGGTTTCAATATCGGTTAACGCCTGCTGCAGTTTAGCCATCTGCTTTTCATGTTTTTCCAGCTTTTGGCGCAAAGGTCGGATCTGCTGGCGGAAATCAGCTTCCCGACGTTTTAGATCTTTTCGTGCTGTCGCACTTTGTGGTGCGGCTGGCGTGTTATTAGCTACTTTAGTTTCGTTCTGATTTTTATCTTGTTCAGTCAACCATTTATGGTAGTCATCTAAGTCACCATCAAAGGCTTCCAAGCGTTGTTGATGTACCAGATAAAATTCATCCGTCGTAGTGCGTAGCAAATGCCGATCGTGCGAGACGATAACCATGGCACCTTCAAAGCCCTGCAATGCCAATGTCAGTGCTTCGCGCATTTCGAGATCTAAGTGGTTGGTTGGTTCATCCAATAACAGCAAGTTTGGTTTCTGCCAGACCAGCAGCGCCAACACTAAACGTGCTTTTTCACCACCAGAGAAGGTATCCACCACTTCCAGCGCTTTATCGCCATGAAAGCCGAAACCACCTAAGAAATTGCGGAGTTCCTGTTCCGGACGATTACCAGCAATGCGGGTTAGGTGCTGCAATGGTGTATCGCCTTGCTGTAACGATTCCAGCTGATGCTGGGCAAAATAACCGATCTTGACGCCTTTACTCGGCTCTAATTTTCCTGACAGCGGCGTGAGTTCACCGGCCAGCAATTTGATAAAAGTCGATTTACCGGCGCCGTTTCGCCCCAGCAGGCCAATGCGGGAACCGGACACTAAGTTCAATTTAATTTTTTGCAGGATCAGTTTGTCACCATACCCAGCGCTGAGATTTTCCATACTGATCAGCGGGGTTGGTAATGCATCTGGCTCGCGGAATTGAAACTGGAATTGCGAATCGACATGAGCCGGTAGGATCAGCTCCATGCGTTCCATCGCTTTCAGACGACTTTGTGCCTGACGGGCTTTGGTGGCTTTATAACGGAAACGATCGACGTAATCTTGCATTTTACTCAGTGCGAGTTGCTGTTTTTCATACATCGATTGTTGTTGTGATAACGCCGATGCACGCTGAATTTCAAAGTCAGAATAACCGCCGGTATATTCGTTCAGTTTGTCATTTTCGATATGAATGATGCGATTAATGACGCGATCAAGAAAATCACGATCGTGGGAGATCAAGATCAATGTGCCGCGGTAAGAGCGTAACCAGCTTTCCAGCCAGATCACAGCATCTAAATCTAAGTGGTTGGTGGGTTCATCGAGTAACAGTAGATCAGAACGACAGATCAGCGCTTGTGCCAGGTTAAGGCGCATACGCCAGCCACCAGAAAATGCCGAGACGGGTTGCTGGTGTTGTTCACTGCTGAAACCCAAACCATGCAACAGCTCGCCAGCACGTGAACGAATGGTGTAAGCACCGGCAGCATCTAAATGACCGTGCAACTCGGCAATGCGGATGCCATCGCCTTGTTGTTCAGCTTGAGCTAATTGCCGCTCAAGGCTGCGAAATTCTTTGTCGCCGTCAATGACATAATCAATCGCTGAACAACCCAGGGCGGGAGTTTCCTGCGCTACGGTGGCAATTTGCCATTGTGCTGGGACGGAAACCGAGCCTGCATCAACCGCCAGTTCCCCTTTTAATAAGGCAAAAAAACTGGATTTACCGCAGCCGTTTTTTCCAACTAACCCGACTTTTTGACCGGGGTGAATGGTGGCTGAAGCCTCTTCTAATAAAGGCTTCTTGCCTCGAAGCAGCGTAATTTGAGAAACGATGATCATGACGGGAATAATTCTGCAGCAAACAAAAGCGCATTATACGGGTAAAAGCCTTATCCAGCAGCTGTTGAATGATAAGCAGAGGATTGTGTTTGGCTGGATTTTTCCGGTATGCTGGTGAGACTAGTTGTCATTTTAACCGGGATGCATGATGAAGATTACTCATTTGAGCGTAGTTACGCTGGATTACACCGTGTCTGATACTTCAGGCGAAGTACTGGATACCACTGAAGGGCGTGAGCCGTTAGTTTATCTGCATGGCAGTGGCTACTTGGTTCCCGGTTTAGAAAATGCGCTGTATGAACGTGCTGCTGGTGATAGCTTCGAACTGACTGTGCCTGCAGCTGACGCATACGGCGAATACGAAGAATCATTGGTTCAAGAAGTGCCGGGTGAATTGTTCGACGGTATGGAAGTAGCCGAAGGTGATACTTTTGTGGCTGATACCGATGATGGTCACCGCCCGGTTACTATCGTTGAAGTTTCTGAAAACTTCGTAAAAGTGGATGCTAATCATCCACTGGCTGGCATGGACTTACATTTTAAAGTGAATGTTCGTGAAGTGCGTGCTGCCACTGCAGAAGAAATTGCACATGGCCATATTCATGGTGAAGAAGGCTGTGGTCACGGTCATCATCATGAGCATGAAGGTTGTTGCGGCGGTCACGGTCATTCACATGGTGATGATCATGAGTGTTGCGGTGGTAAAGGCCATGCGCATGGCGAAGAACACGAATGTTGTGGCGGTAAAGGTCACGGACATGATCATCATCATGCGGAAGCTGAAGAACCGCATGAGTGCTGTGGTGGCCACGGCGGCTGCAAAAACTAAGCATAAAAAGAATCCCGCTAAGTGCGGGATTCTTTTTATCGGAACAAATTATTGGCTAACCATTATTTCTTACGATTGACGCAGTTTTCTTTACCGCAGTTACCGTATAAATACAGGCTGTGATGGGTCAGTGTCATGCCATGTTTTTCGGCGATCTCTTTCTGACGCTGTTCAATGATCTCATCAGAAAACTCAACTACACTGCCACAATCCAGACATACCAGATGATCATGGTGATGCTGCTGCGCCAGTTCAAATACGGACTTGCCGCCTTCGAAATGATGACGAGTTACAATGCCGGCATCATCAAATTGATTCAGAACCCGATAAACGGTAGCCAAACCAATTTCTTCACCATTATCCAGCAGCAATTTATAAAGGTCTTCAGCACTGATGTGCTGGCATTCCGGCTGGCGCAGGTAATCTAAGATCTTAACCCGCGGCGAAGTGATTTTTAGTCCGGCGTCTTTCAGTTGCTGATTATGGTCTGTCATAGCTCTCTGTATTCTTGGGGCAGTTTGAGACTGCAGCGAGTAGGGCTTTCCCCATTATATGGCGCAATTCTAATAAAAAGAAATGTGTTACGGCGATGTTTGCTCTGTTCTGCATAAAATAAAGCCCGTGCAGGTCACGGGCTTGGCTGAAGCTGAACAATTGTTAGACTAATTCAGACAGACACATCTCTTCGCGTAATTGCTGACACCAGGCCGCAACACGTTCCGCTGTCTGTTCTGGCTGACGATCTTCATCAATGCCTAAACCAACAAAATGTTTGTCATCTACCAGTGCTTTTGAGGCTTCGAAATGATAGCCCTCAGTTGGCCAGTAACCCACAATGGTTGCGCCTTTAGCCACGATGATGTCACGCAATGTGCCCATCGCATCAAGGAAATATTCAGCATAATCTTCCTGATCACCGCAACCAAAGATGGCAACCAGTTTGGTGCTGAAATCGACTTTTTCCAATTCAGGGAAAAAATCATCCCAGTCGGCCTGTGACTCGCCGTAATACCAGGTTGGAATGCCTAAGATCAGCAAGTCATATTTTTCAAAGTCAGCGCTGGTGCCCTGAGCTACATCCAATACGTCAATCAAATCGCTGCCCAGTTCTTTCTGGATCATGCCTGCGACTGCTTCTGTGTTGCCGGTATCGCTACCAAAGAACAGACCTATCAGTGCCATAAGGTGAATTATCCTTGTTCGTCTTCGTCGGAATTCAAAAATGCTGGTTACTATTTTAGCTGGCTGGAACGCTGAGTGCTAACGTATTCGCGGACTAACTCCTGAATGAGTTCCGATCTGCTGATACCACGGGCATCTGCCAACTGATTGAGATCATCCAATGACTCTGCATCGAGTTTGAGTTCAACCCGATGAAGCCCTTTATCCTTATCCCGTTTTAGTTGATTGCGTTTATTTATTTTTAACTGCAAATCACGGGGATGAGGGTTGGTTTTAGGGCGCCCTGGACGTTTTTCGTCAGCAAACAGATCCAGTGTAGTGCGATCCGAGTGATGTTTTGCCATATATAAAACTACTGCCAGACAAGGTTCAGGTGCGTGCATTTCTCAATAGGGGGCGCACTATACCACAATGTATCGCAAAGCATAACGCGTGATAGCGGCTGTTTTATCAGTTTGATTGTTGTAAAAAACGCTCAACAATTCCGTTAAATAAGAGTGGTTTTTCCGCATGCAGCCAATGCCCACAACCGGGAATTATTTTGGCACTGGCATTGGGGAAGTGCTGTGCTATGACGGGTTGATGTTCTGTTTGCAAATAGTTGGATGCGCCGCCTTTGAT of the uncultured Tolumonas sp. genome contains:
- the slyD gene encoding peptidylprolyl isomerase, which produces MKITHLSVVTLDYTVSDTSGEVLDTTEGREPLVYLHGSGYLVPGLENALYERAAGDSFELTVPAADAYGEYEESLVQEVPGELFDGMEVAEGDTFVADTDDGHRPVTIVEVSENFVKVDANHPLAGMDLHFKVNVREVRAATAEEIAHGHIHGEEGCGHGHHHEHEGCCGGHGHSHGDDHECCGGKGHAHGEEHECCGGKGHGHDHHHAEAEEPHECCGGHGGCKN
- the fldA gene encoding flavodoxin FldA; the encoded protein is MALIGLFFGSDTGNTEAVAGMIQKELGSDLIDVLDVAQGTSADFEKYDLLILGIPTWYYGESQADWDDFFPELEKVDFSTKLVAIFGCGDQEDYAEYFLDAMGTLRDIIVAKGATIVGYWPTEGYHFEASKALVDDKHFVGLGIDEDRQPEQTAERVAAWCQQLREEMCLSELV
- the ybfE gene encoding LexA regulated protein produces the protein MAKHHSDRTTLDLFADEKRPGRPKTNPHPRDLQLKINKRNQLKRDKDKGLHRVELKLDAESLDDLNQLADARGISRSELIQELVREYVSTQRSSQLK
- the rlmJ gene encoding 23S rRNA (adenine(2030)-N(6))-methyltransferase RlmJ, which encodes MLSYRHAFHAGNHADILKHAVISLLIDQLKQKDKPFCYLDTHSGGGCYDLTGEWANKKAEYLDGIARLWPLREQWPALKSYLDCVAALNNGDTLHYYPGSPEIARAQLREQDRLILMELHNNEIDILRQHMHRDPRVALHHRDGFEGVVALTPPTPRRGLVLIDPPYELKEDYDRVVKSLAKAWRRWPVGMYAVWYPLLGKEADRSQHMLSECQKLGIPMLTVELSVQAQSPTWGMHGSGIAIFNPPWQFEQQLQKLLPELCALLAMTPQANWAIKSHNSEG
- a CDS encoding type III PLP-dependent enzyme; amino-acid sequence: MNNEIVPVELDYRDLVETYGSPLLVLDQAAVRKQYRALVKALPGVRMHYALKPLPHSAVVATLKAEGCCFDLATNGEVDLMLENQINPDDCIHTHPIKRDGDISYALDYGCKVFVFDNPIELEKFIPYQDKAQLLLRVSFPNPESKVDLSKKFGCTPEATLPLLRKAKELGLNVIGLSFHVGSQVPNSRRHVEAITACNQLIRDAAAENINLQVLDIGGGFPVNYAADGADLDIYEFCAPIREALSNTPEGIRLLAEPGRFISAPCMTSVSSVMGKAERFGRMWYYLDDGLYGSYSGQLFDHINYPKSAPYATGEALPAVLAGPTCDSIDVLADDIDLPALNVGDVIIGKMMGAYTWASATEFNFFRKANILVVDSDEAAELRAVA
- the fur gene encoding ferric iron uptake transcriptional regulator, which codes for MTDHNQQLKDAGLKITSPRVKILDYLRQPECQHISAEDLYKLLLDNGEEIGLATVYRVLNQFDDAGIVTRHHFEGGKSVFELAQQHHHDHLVCLDCGSVVEFSDEIIEQRQKEIAEKHGMTLTHHSLYLYGNCGKENCVNRKK
- a CDS encoding ABC transporter ATP-binding protein → MIIVSQITLLRGKKPLLEEASATIHPGQKVGLVGKNGCGKSSFFALLKGELAVDAGSVSVPAQWQIATVAQETPALGCSAIDYVIDGDKEFRSLERQLAQAEQQGDGIRIAELHGHLDAAGAYTIRSRAGELLHGLGFSSEQHQQPVSAFSGGWRMRLNLAQALICRSDLLLLDEPTNHLDLDAVIWLESWLRSYRGTLILISHDRDFLDRVINRIIHIENDKLNEYTGGYSDFEIQRASALSQQQSMYEKQQLALSKMQDYVDRFRYKATKARQAQSRLKAMERMELILPAHVDSQFQFQFREPDALPTPLISMENLSAGYGDKLILQKIKLNLVSGSRIGLLGRNGAGKSTFIKLLAGELTPLSGKLEPSKGVKIGYFAQHQLESLQQGDTPLQHLTRIAGNRPEQELRNFLGGFGFHGDKALEVVDTFSGGEKARLVLALLVWQKPNLLLLDEPTNHLDLEMREALTLALQGFEGAMVIVSHDRHLLRTTTDEFYLVHQQRLEAFDGDLDDYHKWLTEQDKNQNETKVANNTPAAPQSATARKDLKRREADFRQQIRPLRQKLEKHEKQMAKLQQALTDIETALSDPAIYQDDAKSKLTSLLAQQGPLKNELEQVELEWMDISEQLEQMEQQFAAEVATQD